A single region of the Leptolyngbya subtilissima AS-A7 genome encodes:
- a CDS encoding ABC transporter ATP-binding protein — translation MSDTVIRVENLGKKYIIGQQQQERYTALRDVLANKAKNITQVFNPKAKHQKPNSEEFWALKDVSFEVKRGDRIGIIGRNGAGKSTLLKILSRITEPTEGRISIKGRVASLLEVGTGFHPELTGRENIYLNGAILGMSKVDIRRKFDEIVAFAEVERFLDTPVKRYSSGMYVRLAFAVAAHLEPEILVVDEVLAVGDLNFQKKCLGKMNAVASEGRTVIFVSHNIAAIRKLCERAVLLDRGSMMKLGDTDSVLKTYTETGMNAQYTYELPPPKDKNAPGYAHKLAVEDENGNPVCSVPVGKPWQVRINFTIVKNIDHFVIGLGMLTSEEVSLRTAWSKPYSLVIGEYQAVFREDKIILGTGRYPLVVGLSKDLQTIHYIENAGILDIADFSESIDLVKVSSVGSILNPMDVEILNSNIAVRL, via the coding sequence ATGTCTGACACCGTAATTCGCGTTGAAAATCTAGGCAAAAAATATATCATTGGCCAGCAGCAGCAAGAGCGCTACACGGCTCTGCGAGATGTATTGGCTAACAAAGCCAAAAATATCACCCAAGTTTTCAACCCAAAAGCTAAACACCAAAAACCAAACTCAGAGGAGTTTTGGGCTCTCAAAGATGTCTCATTTGAGGTAAAGCGGGGCGATCGCATCGGCATCATCGGCCGCAACGGCGCAGGCAAATCTACACTGCTTAAGATTCTCAGCCGCATTACTGAGCCGACAGAGGGGCGCATTAGCATTAAGGGGCGGGTGGCCAGCCTGCTAGAGGTAGGCACGGGGTTTCACCCAGAGTTGACGGGGCGCGAGAATATTTACCTGAACGGTGCCATCTTGGGCATGAGCAAGGTAGATATTCGCCGTAAGTTTGATGAGATTGTGGCGTTTGCGGAGGTAGAGAGGTTTTTAGATACGCCGGTTAAGCGCTACAGCAGTGGCATGTATGTGCGCCTAGCGTTTGCGGTGGCGGCGCATTTGGAGCCAGAAATTTTAGTGGTGGATGAAGTGCTGGCGGTAGGAGATTTAAATTTTCAAAAAAAATGCTTAGGCAAAATGAATGCTGTTGCTAGTGAAGGCAGAACAGTTATATTTGTTAGTCATAATATTGCAGCTATTCGTAAGCTTTGTGAAAGGGCAGTTCTTCTAGATAGAGGAAGCATGATGAAACTGGGTGATACCGATTCAGTATTGAAAACTTATACTGAAACCGGAATGAATGCACAATATACTTATGAACTACCTCCACCTAAAGACAAAAATGCACCTGGCTATGCTCATAAGCTCGCTGTGGAGGATGAGAATGGTAATCCAGTATGTTCTGTTCCTGTCGGCAAACCTTGGCAAGTTCGGATCAACTTTACCATTGTAAAAAATATAGACCACTTTGTAATTGGCTTAGGAATGTTAACAAGTGAGGAGGTTTCTTTGCGGACAGCTTGGAGTAAGCCTTACTCTTTAGTAATTGGTGAATATCAAGCAGTTTTTCGTGAAGATAAAATAATACTAGGAACGGGTAGGTATCCTCTGGTGGTTGGCCTTTCTAAAGATCTTCAAACAATTCATTACATTGAGAATGCTGGAATATTAGATATTGCAGATTTTAGCGAAAGTATCGACCTAGTGAAAGTGTCATCTGTTGGTAGCATTCTTAATCCTATGGATGTAGAAATATTGAATTCTAATATCGCAGTACGTCTTTAA
- a CDS encoding FkbM family methyltransferase, whose translation MIFDIQKPLVIFDIGSCEGEDSIKYSKVFPSARIFAVEALPSNLSLLKENLNKYSVKNVEILPFALSDEAGICNFHVSSGQLEDKKEDWDYGNKSSSLLAPTENLDIFPWLKFSNIISVETNTLYNVCIEKDISSIDFVHMDVQGAELKILKGAGKFIKKIKLIWLEVEALELYKDQPLKKEIEEFMRENAFIKVKDTVGDVSGDQLYINSESSLSKITLMQLLLNLYSQKIRNHINRSIKPKIEEFLLIIKSNLSYIKREIKQWFYPASQIRKYSQISHSQCGEDLIVKFIFDNLGIQHPSYIDIGAHDPEYLNNTATFYLSGSIGINIEPDPILFKKFLNTRKRDLNLNIGVADTVDVIDFYFMSSPTLNTFSKIEADKYVEFGYPIVSIGKIKVDKLHNIIKTQWNNSFPDFLSLDVEGLDETILKSIDYEKNYPIVICVETMSFSKNGNGVKNKSIIEFLENNGYLVYADTYINTIFVRKDRWIRT comes from the coding sequence TTGATTTTTGATATTCAAAAGCCTCTAGTAATATTTGATATCGGCAGTTGTGAAGGCGAAGACTCAATTAAATACTCTAAAGTTTTTCCTAGCGCTAGGATTTTTGCTGTAGAAGCGTTGCCTAGTAATTTATCCCTATTGAAAGAAAATCTAAATAAGTACTCTGTGAAAAATGTTGAGATTTTACCTTTTGCTTTGTCGGATGAGGCAGGTATTTGTAATTTCCATGTCTCTTCAGGACAGTTAGAGGATAAGAAAGAAGATTGGGACTACGGTAATAAATCAAGTTCACTACTTGCCCCTACTGAGAATTTAGATATTTTCCCTTGGCTGAAGTTTTCTAATATTATCAGTGTTGAGACTAACACTCTCTATAATGTTTGCATTGAAAAAGATATAAGTTCTATTGACTTTGTACACATGGATGTGCAAGGTGCGGAACTCAAAATTCTGAAAGGAGCTGGAAAATTCATCAAAAAAATTAAATTAATTTGGCTTGAAGTAGAAGCATTAGAGCTGTACAAAGATCAGCCTCTAAAGAAAGAAATTGAAGAATTTATGCGAGAAAATGCATTCATAAAAGTCAAAGATACTGTGGGAGATGTTTCTGGAGATCAGCTATATATTAATTCAGAATCCAGTTTAAGTAAGATTACCTTAATGCAATTACTTTTGAATTTATATTCTCAAAAAATAAGAAACCACATCAATAGATCAATTAAACCCAAAATTGAGGAGTTTTTATTAATAATTAAATCAAATTTATCCTATATAAAAAGAGAAATTAAGCAGTGGTTTTATCCCGCATCTCAAATCAGGAAATACAGTCAAATAAGTCATTCTCAATGTGGAGAGGACTTAATAGTTAAATTTATTTTTGATAATTTAGGAATTCAACACCCTTCATATATTGATATTGGCGCCCACGATCCAGAGTATCTGAATAACACTGCTACTTTTTACTTGAGTGGATCGATAGGAATTAATATTGAACCCGATCCTATTTTATTTAAGAAGTTTCTCAATACGAGAAAGCGTGATCTAAACTTGAACATTGGGGTAGCTGACACAGTTGATGTAATAGATTTTTATTTTATGTCTTCCCCTACACTCAACACGTTTTCGAAGATTGAAGCAGATAAATATGTTGAGTTTGGCTATCCTATTGTTTCAATTGGGAAAATAAAAGTTGACAAATTGCATAATATTATAAAGACTCAATGGAACAATAGTTTTCCTGACTTTTTGTCTCTGGATGTTGAGGGATTAGATGAAACAATACTGAAATCAATTGATTATGAAAAAAATTATCCAATTGTTATTTGCGTAGAGACTATGAGTTTCTCCAAGAATGGCAATGGGGTTAAGAATAAATCAATAATAGAGTTTTTAGAAAATAACGGATATTTAGTTTATGCAGATACCTATATAAATACAATATTTGTAAGGAAAGACAGATGGATTCGAACATAA
- a CDS encoding class I SAM-dependent methyltransferase: MFEAKVGTRNEEARILWLEQALTKIPKGSRILDAGAGEQQFKRFCSHFNYVSQDFAKYDGSGDSKGLQMGSWDQNNLDIICDITSIPEPDSSFDAILCTEVFEHLPDPLLALKEFTRLLRPNGYLIITAPFCSLTHFSPYHYYSGFNRYFYEFHLAQDGFEIVDLQANGNFFEYLAQEIRRIPYVASTYSNNYLRIWERLALKLLLNALERFSDKDKGSSALLSFGFHVMAVKKKN; encoded by the coding sequence ATGTTTGAAGCGAAAGTTGGCACAAGAAATGAAGAAGCTCGGATACTTTGGTTAGAGCAAGCTCTGACTAAAATTCCAAAAGGGTCACGTATTTTAGATGCAGGAGCAGGGGAACAACAATTCAAAAGGTTCTGTTCCCACTTCAATTACGTCTCTCAAGATTTTGCTAAATATGACGGTAGTGGAGATAGCAAAGGCTTACAGATGGGAAGTTGGGATCAAAATAATTTAGATATTATTTGTGATATTACATCAATTCCCGAACCTGATTCTTCATTTGATGCAATTTTATGTACAGAAGTATTTGAACACTTACCAGATCCTTTATTGGCTTTAAAGGAATTCACTAGATTATTAAGACCTAATGGGTATCTAATCATTACTGCTCCTTTCTGTAGTCTTACTCACTTTTCTCCATATCATTACTACAGTGGGTTCAATCGCTACTTTTATGAATTTCATTTAGCTCAAGATGGATTTGAGATTGTTGATTTACAAGCTAACGGTAACTTCTTTGAATATCTAGCCCAAGAAATTCGGCGTATTCCTTACGTGGCAAGCACTTATTCAAATAATTATTTGAGAATATGGGAGCGATTGGCGTTAAAACTACTGCTAAATGCTCTAGAGCGATTTTCTGACAAAGATAAAGGATCGTCAGCTTTATTAAGCTTCGGTTTTCATGTAATGGCTGTTAAAAAGAAGAACTAA
- a CDS encoding alpha-1,2-fucosyltransferase, giving the protein MKNTILKDFSFQDNLPDALTTLANEIENSNSICLHVRRGDYVSHPNANKFHGVKGIDYFDTAISLIAQTLTDIKIYVFSDDITWCIQNLKLEFITTFVEYEYPHRKPNEYFRLMILCKHFIISNSSFSWWAAWLNQDPQKIVIAPKKWFNDPMIDTSDLIPDNWIAI; this is encoded by the coding sequence ATCAAAAATACAATATTAAAAGATTTTTCATTTCAAGATAATTTACCAGACGCTCTTACAACATTAGCTAATGAAATTGAAAATTCTAATTCGATATGCTTACATGTAAGAAGAGGAGATTATGTTTCACATCCTAATGCAAATAAATTTCATGGTGTAAAAGGAATTGATTATTTTGACACAGCTATTTCACTTATAGCCCAAACTCTAACAGACATTAAAATATATGTATTTTCAGATGATATAACATGGTGTATTCAAAATTTAAAACTTGAATTTATAACTACTTTTGTAGAATATGAATATCCTCATAGAAAGCCGAATGAATATTTTAGGCTGATGATACTGTGTAAACACTTTATTATCTCTAATAGTAGCTTTTCTTGGTGGGCTGCTTGGCTCAATCAAGATCCTCAGAAAATAGTCATAGCTCCTAAAAAATGGTTTAACGATCCGATGATTGACACCTCAGATTTGATACCTGACAACTGGATAGCAATATGA
- a CDS encoding glycosyltransferase: MSDDRITWLLPVKNGMPYLPETLASIEAQTYKNWEILAWDNGSTDNTVEELKKWIPDKFSGRVITEEPLTLGGSLARMVEICETELCARIDADDINLPERLEKQLEFLSNHPDISVLGSWMYLIDEQAIQKKDLYTIPLEHDDIVHEMLTRNPIAHPSAIFRRSAILNVGNYRDRVIEDFDLWLRVSQQHQLANLDIPLVKYRIHGNSYTQQAIREERLNQAMNDCICENAPLTFGCSESDMRLLRERKHSFAFQPILQIAKHLKKTSKSKSILFSQSFINNTKNLISPKDILSRLLLSAYHPNKSVLYQEIKSIVKSSLRKTIGVNRVIDRFNWHRNKKKWEPRFNKWLRECEAQGSTIHPSITFTGVNNPFDYINIGQCIIEPELTLWLSPDQGAEVKFTMGNRSYIGRNTYIGVFKPISIGECVLIGSYCYIISANHNYETCSIPIIDQGYVGAPITIEDDVWIGTHVVVLPNVTIGKGAVIAAHSLVNKSIPPYEVWGGIPAKFLKKRT; the protein is encoded by the coding sequence ATGAGCGATGATCGCATTACGTGGCTACTTCCTGTCAAAAACGGGATGCCTTATCTGCCTGAAACATTAGCATCTATAGAAGCTCAAACTTATAAAAACTGGGAGATTTTAGCTTGGGATAATGGATCAACAGATAACACCGTAGAAGAGTTAAAAAAGTGGATACCTGATAAGTTTTCAGGTAGAGTGATCACTGAAGAACCATTAACATTAGGTGGTTCTTTAGCCCGAATGGTAGAAATCTGTGAGACAGAACTCTGCGCCCGAATTGATGCCGATGATATTAATTTACCAGAAAGACTAGAAAAACAACTAGAATTTTTATCCAATCACCCCGATATTTCAGTTCTAGGTAGTTGGATGTATCTTATTGATGAGCAAGCGATACAAAAAAAAGATTTATATACTATTCCTTTGGAGCATGATGACATCGTTCATGAAATGCTTACTAGAAATCCGATCGCGCATCCGTCAGCTATATTTAGGCGGTCAGCTATTTTAAATGTAGGCAACTATCGAGATCGAGTTATTGAAGATTTTGATCTCTGGTTAAGAGTTTCACAACAACATCAATTAGCTAATCTTGACATTCCACTTGTAAAATATCGAATTCACGGAAATAGTTACACACAACAAGCAATTCGAGAAGAGCGATTAAATCAAGCTATGAATGATTGCATTTGTGAAAATGCTCCTCTCACCTTTGGTTGTTCAGAAAGCGACATGAGACTCTTACGAGAAAGAAAGCATTCTTTTGCATTTCAACCAATTTTACAAATTGCGAAACACTTAAAAAAAACAAGTAAATCAAAAAGCATATTATTTTCTCAATCTTTTATTAATAACACAAAAAATCTTATTTCCCCCAAAGATATCTTATCTCGTTTGTTATTAAGCGCTTACCATCCCAATAAATCTGTTTTGTATCAAGAAATTAAGAGCATAGTAAAATCTAGCCTTAGGAAAACAATAGGTGTAAATCGAGTAATAGATAGGTTTAATTGGCATCGTAATAAAAAAAAATGGGAACCCCGATTTAACAAATGGCTTAGAGAATGTGAGGCACAGGGTTCTACAATTCATCCATCAATCACTTTTACAGGCGTCAACAATCCCTTTGATTATATAAATATTGGACAGTGCATCATTGAACCTGAGTTAACACTATGGCTATCCCCAGATCAAGGCGCTGAAGTAAAGTTTACTATGGGCAATAGGTCTTATATTGGCAGAAATACTTATATTGGTGTGTTTAAGCCTATTTCAATTGGTGAATGTGTCTTAATAGGCTCATACTGCTATATAATCTCCGCGAATCATAACTATGAAACTTGCAGTATCCCCATAATTGATCAAGGGTATGTAGGAGCACCAATAACCATAGAAGATGATGTTTGGATTGGCACACACGTTGTAGTCTTACCAAACGTCACTATTGGTAAAGGTGCAGTTATCGCAGCCCATAGTCTAGTGAATAAAAGTATTCCCCCCTACGAAGTTTGGGGCGGCATACCTGCAAAATTTTTAAAAAAGCGCACTTAA
- a CDS encoding glycosyltransferase family 4 protein, whose protein sequence is MRFSFYSSLSYCPWGGSEELWGRTAMYLASNGHSVTASVKKWPTPAWQIQKLRQAGVSLTERDESSPPLFERIAQKILQRAGCQNPFSTQTKLQDYFHELAPQLVIISQGHISDGLPAMEAARDSGLPYVVIVQANSESWWPSDDMADRMIAAYTPAQKVYFVAEANRILFCRQVGREFQNSIVVCNPAHATVIKPLEWPNLDTELSLACVARLDPIAKGQDLLLEVLAQPQWKERSVSLYLYGTGMNERSLRRQAKTLGIEDKIYFVGHAENIAQVWSQHHALVLSSRYEGTPLSLIEAMRCGRPAICTEVGGMPELVEDGQTGFLASAPTETHIARVLEHVWETRHQLQSMGEAASKSIAAKLPGDPIKTFAVELMQLISTNEDFNNSMGLIQ, encoded by the coding sequence ATGAGATTTTCATTTTATAGCAGTTTAAGTTATTGCCCCTGGGGAGGATCCGAAGAACTCTGGGGGCGTACCGCAATGTATTTGGCTTCTAATGGCCATTCTGTCACAGCATCAGTCAAAAAATGGCCTACTCCCGCCTGGCAAATCCAAAAGTTACGACAAGCAGGTGTTTCCTTAACCGAGAGAGATGAGTCATCGCCCCCACTGTTTGAGCGAATAGCTCAAAAAATACTTCAACGAGCAGGCTGTCAAAATCCCTTTTCTACTCAAACTAAACTCCAAGATTACTTTCATGAACTTGCTCCTCAATTGGTGATAATTTCGCAAGGCCATATTAGTGATGGTTTGCCTGCTATGGAGGCTGCTAGAGATTCTGGTCTACCCTATGTCGTAATCGTACAAGCTAATAGCGAATCATGGTGGCCTAGTGACGACATGGCAGACCGCATGATAGCTGCCTACACCCCTGCTCAAAAGGTTTACTTTGTTGCCGAGGCAAACCGAATTCTTTTCTGCCGACAGGTTGGACGTGAGTTTCAGAACAGTATTGTGGTCTGCAATCCTGCTCATGCCACAGTAATAAAGCCGCTCGAATGGCCGAATCTTGACACTGAGCTGTCTTTAGCTTGCGTCGCCCGGCTAGATCCTATCGCCAAAGGACAGGATTTACTTTTAGAAGTGCTGGCTCAACCGCAATGGAAAGAACGATCCGTAAGCTTGTACCTTTATGGCACTGGTATGAACGAACGCAGTCTAAGGAGACAGGCAAAAACATTAGGGATTGAAGACAAGATTTATTTTGTAGGACACGCAGAAAACATTGCACAGGTATGGAGCCAACATCATGCTTTAGTTCTATCATCAAGATATGAAGGTACTCCCTTGTCTTTAATTGAGGCTATGCGCTGCGGTAGACCAGCAATTTGTACAGAAGTTGGAGGCATGCCAGAGTTAGTAGAGGATGGCCAAACTGGTTTCTTAGCCTCTGCACCAACTGAAACGCACATAGCAAGGGTTTTGGAACATGTGTGGGAAACTCGCCACCAGTTGCAGTCCATGGGAGAAGCAGCAAGCAAATCCATTGCGGCAAAATTACCTGGTGACCCAATCAAAACCTTTGCCGTTGAACTGATGCAGCTTATTTCCACCAATGAAGATTTCAATAACTCCATGGGCCTAATTCAGTAA
- a CDS encoding glycosyltransferase family 2 protein produces MLEKSPKISIVTPSYNQVQFLEATIQSVLDQNYPNLEYIIIDGGSTDGSLDIIKQYQDRLHYWCSEPDAGQYDAINKGFAKSTGDILAWLNSDDMYYPWAFKTVASIMSELPEVNWLTTLQPGLWDYDGFCRGFLHLPGISKEAFLDGCNLPSRIYNTGFIQQESTFWKRNLWEEVGGSIPLDFNLAGDFNLWANFFKHADLYTTPSPLAGFRIQENQRSREVEFYLSEAKESLAELRKSVRWKHNFVRFTLFGLRIHRIPKLKYLVKSSSYSYKGKVINRESYDSPKSFWSVNEHYFIPY; encoded by the coding sequence ATGCTTGAAAAATCTCCCAAAATCTCAATTGTTACTCCTTCCTACAATCAAGTTCAGTTTCTAGAAGCCACTATTCAAAGTGTGCTGGACCAAAATTACCCAAACCTAGAATATATAATTATTGATGGCGGCTCTACAGATGGCAGTCTTGATATTATCAAGCAATATCAAGACCGCTTGCATTATTGGTGTAGTGAGCCTGATGCTGGTCAATATGATGCTATTAATAAAGGCTTTGCTAAGTCAACTGGTGACATTCTGGCTTGGCTAAACAGTGATGATATGTATTACCCCTGGGCATTTAAGACAGTTGCTAGCATTATGTCTGAGTTACCTGAAGTGAACTGGCTAACAACGTTACAGCCAGGGCTTTGGGATTATGACGGATTTTGTCGTGGTTTTTTGCATCTTCCTGGAATATCAAAAGAAGCTTTTCTAGACGGCTGCAATCTCCCTTCTCGCATTTATAACACCGGTTTTATTCAGCAAGAGTCTACCTTCTGGAAAAGAAATTTATGGGAAGAAGTAGGTGGGTCCATACCGCTTGATTTTAACCTTGCTGGTGATTTTAATCTTTGGGCAAATTTCTTTAAACATGCAGATCTATACACAACTCCTTCTCCTCTCGCGGGTTTTCGAATTCAAGAGAACCAGAGAAGTCGAGAGGTTGAATTCTATTTGTCTGAAGCAAAAGAATCTCTTGCAGAGTTGAGAAAGTCGGTGCGCTGGAAGCATAATTTTGTTCGTTTTACTCTGTTCGGACTCCGTATCCATAGGATTCCAAAATTGAAATATCTTGTCAAATCATCTTCATACTCTTACAAAGGGAAGGTTATAAACAGGGAAAGCTATGACTCCCCAAAAAGTTTCTGGAGCGTAAATGAGCATTACTTTATCCCTTATTAA
- a CDS encoding glycosyltransferase: MSITLSLIKNVKILQINSSDYGDGGGGAIAMYRLAQGLRASGLDCKILSGIKTTDLDWSRQIHRKPKIEARIRKWTSRLGLNDLHCVSSFELTTEKFYLDADIINFHVIHSNFFNYLALSKLTQSRPGIFTLHDMWSFTGHCAYSYDCTRWKTGCGQCPYPNTYPLIHHDGTSWEWKLKNWTYSRSDLTIVTPSHWLTEQAKSSMLNRFDIHHIPYGISTSDYQPLDPELCRVALGISQKKKVLLFSAVDLKDARKGGDLLVKALTQLPNTIKQDCVLLTLGSTTHQLASAVDLPVINLGYVSSDRLKSVVYSAADLFLLPTRADNLPLVLQESMACGTPMVSFDIGGVSDLVRPGITGYLAQAENVDDFCKGIIDLLDDDVKRQAMGKNCRHIALEEYSLDLQAKRYSHLYQQVLKERVDK; encoded by the coding sequence ATGAGCATTACTTTATCCCTTATTAAAAACGTGAAGATTCTTCAAATTAATTCCAGCGACTACGGTGATGGCGGCGGCGGCGCAATTGCTATGTATAGGCTAGCTCAAGGATTAAGAGCATCTGGGCTAGACTGCAAAATATTAAGCGGGATTAAAACTACAGATTTAGATTGGTCTCGACAGATTCACCGAAAACCTAAGATTGAAGCAAGGATTAGAAAATGGACATCAAGACTAGGTCTTAACGATCTACACTGCGTTAGCTCATTTGAGTTAACTACAGAGAAGTTTTATCTCGATGCTGATATTATTAATTTCCATGTCATTCACAGCAACTTTTTCAATTACTTAGCGCTCTCTAAGTTAACCCAATCTAGGCCCGGTATCTTCACTCTTCACGACATGTGGAGTTTTACTGGCCACTGTGCCTATAGTTACGACTGTACTCGCTGGAAAACCGGTTGTGGTCAGTGCCCTTACCCTAACACCTACCCTCTAATCCACCATGACGGCACTTCTTGGGAATGGAAACTCAAGAACTGGACTTACAGTCGATCTGATTTAACAATAGTTACGCCTAGCCATTGGCTAACGGAGCAAGCCAAGTCCAGCATGTTAAATCGTTTTGATATTCATCACATACCATATGGTATTAGCACGAGTGATTACCAACCTCTTGATCCAGAGCTTTGCCGCGTCGCCTTGGGTATTTCACAAAAGAAAAAAGTTTTGCTTTTCAGTGCTGTTGACCTCAAAGATGCTCGCAAAGGCGGTGACTTGTTAGTCAAAGCGCTAACTCAACTGCCAAACACAATCAAGCAAGACTGCGTATTATTAACTTTAGGTAGCACAACTCATCAACTAGCTTCGGCGGTCGATCTGCCTGTAATAAATTTGGGCTATGTAAGCAGCGATCGGCTCAAGTCAGTAGTTTATTCTGCAGCAGATCTCTTTCTCTTGCCTACCCGTGCTGACAACTTACCGTTAGTGCTACAAGAAAGTATGGCCTGTGGTACTCCTATGGTTTCTTTTGATATTGGTGGAGTGTCTGACTTAGTGCGTCCCGGAATTACAGGCTATCTAGCCCAAGCTGAAAACGTAGACGATTTCTGTAAAGGTATAATAGATTTGCTAGATGATGATGTGAAGCGGCAAGCTATGGGCAAAAATTGCCGTCACATTGCCTTAGAAGAGTATTCTCTCGACTTACAAGCCAAACGTTATTCGCATCTTTATCAGCAAGTACTAAAAGAAAGAGTTGACAAATAG
- a CDS encoding glycosyltransferase family 2 protein has translation MKANHDTLTLTDFPQPPKGKTGWPWTKGSKPFSKYMPDGSDWPRVSVITPSYNQGQFLEETIRSVLLQGYPNLEYIIIDGGSTDNSIEIIKKYQSRITYWLSEKDKGQAHAINKGLKISTGSILGWINSDDLYTKDALKKVIQAFYQNQLYTLVHGNRILINENSEVTGCSPLSPFIPETTSYNISSETVFWKRSIMEKAGLLKESLQFAMDLEFFCRLYLCGKFLKLDEYLGYFRCYSFNKSSTIPHIGIEEASREWESIFGSKFTVKRNKVGKITLLRSFITNPQLIGLPYAKYKISKYLGN, from the coding sequence ATGAAAGCAAACCACGACACTCTGACGTTGACAGATTTTCCTCAACCTCCTAAGGGTAAAACAGGGTGGCCTTGGACTAAAGGCAGTAAACCATTCTCTAAATACATGCCTGATGGCTCAGATTGGCCACGTGTTAGTGTTATAACCCCAAGCTACAACCAAGGACAATTCCTAGAAGAAACGATTCGCTCGGTCTTGCTTCAGGGCTATCCAAACCTCGAATACATAATCATTGATGGAGGTAGCACCGATAATTCAATTGAGATAATTAAAAAATACCAATCTCGTATTACCTATTGGCTCAGTGAAAAAGATAAAGGACAGGCTCATGCAATTAACAAAGGATTGAAAATCAGTACTGGCTCTATCCTGGGTTGGATAAATAGCGATGACTTATATACAAAAGATGCTCTAAAAAAAGTTATTCAAGCATTTTATCAAAACCAGCTATACACATTGGTGCATGGCAATAGAATCTTAATTAATGAAAATAGTGAAGTTACAGGTTGCTCTCCTCTTTCACCTTTTATACCTGAAACAACTTCCTATAATATATCGTCAGAAACCGTTTTTTGGAAGAGAAGTATTATGGAGAAAGCTGGGCTATTAAAGGAAAGCCTACAATTTGCAATGGATCTTGAGTTTTTTTGTCGATTATACTTGTGTGGCAAATTTCTCAAGTTAGATGAGTATCTAGGATATTTTCGATGTTACAGTTTCAACAAAAGCTCGACTATACCACATATAGGGATAGAGGAGGCTTCTAGAGAATGGGAAAGTATTTTCGGAAGTAAATTTACAGTCAAAAGAAATAAAGTAGGCAAAATAACTTTACTAAGATCATTTATTACCAATCCACAATTGATAGGTTTGCCCTACGCAAAATACAAGATTTCAAAATATCTTGGAAATTAA
- a CDS encoding sulfotransferase family 2 domain-containing protein produces MSQAIILFTHIPKTGGTSIKKSLISGRNVKEVKFSGLKKFFLEDHDEIEFLNGHYPYGVHHFLRARRKKYYFVILREPLDQAISYYYFVKQCDHSSYRHPHLEDVKKYPIGEFYKIKEYQNIQTKYIAGFPCHPFSKLLPEMFGSKLLLRYAKNNLEHNYNFFGLLENIDACQEILAMELGLSNLKIKDISKITRDRPSAEELDKESKKSIFEANALDFKLYEHSKKVFHDRYFG; encoded by the coding sequence ATGAGCCAAGCCATTATCTTATTCACTCACATCCCTAAAACTGGAGGTACTTCTATCAAAAAAAGTTTAATTAGTGGTAGAAATGTCAAAGAGGTAAAATTCAGCGGACTCAAAAAATTTTTTCTCGAAGATCATGATGAAATAGAGTTCTTAAATGGCCATTATCCTTACGGAGTCCACCATTTTCTTAGAGCAAGAAGGAAAAAATACTATTTTGTGATTTTGCGTGAGCCTCTTGACCAAGCTATTTCGTATTATTATTTCGTCAAGCAATGCGACCACTCATCATACCGTCACCCCCACCTCGAAGATGTGAAAAAGTATCCCATAGGTGAATTTTACAAAATAAAAGAATATCAGAATATTCAAACAAAATATATAGCAGGCTTTCCTTGCCATCCTTTTTCAAAACTTTTACCTGAAATGTTTGGTTCAAAGCTTCTTCTCCGATACGCCAAAAATAATTTAGAACACAATTACAACTTTTTTGGGCTTTTAGAAAATATAGATGCCTGTCAAGAGATTTTAGCTATGGAACTAGGACTATCCAATCTCAAAATAAAAGATATTTCAAAAATTACTCGAGACAGACCTAGTGCGGAAGAGCTAGATAAAGAAAGTAAAAAATCTATTTTTGAGGCTAACGCTTTGGATTTTAAGCTCTATGAACATTCCAAAAAAGTATTTCATGACCGCTATTTTGGTTAA